A portion of the Oscillospiraceae bacterium genome contains these proteins:
- a CDS encoding ABC transporter ATP-binding protein, translating into MELKIQNITKRYRDKTAVDDVSITLTPGVWGLLGANGAGKTTLMRMLAGILRPSSGRILCDGVEIGTLGAAYREKLGYLPQEFGFYPEFTVQDYLEYMAALKGLPRTEAARQIDALLERVSLTEVRRKKIIKLSGGMKRRVGIAQALLNDPEILILDEPTAGLDPGERVRFRNLLSEFAQERIVLISTHIVSDVEYIAAENAVMKAGKIIAQDTTEGLVKQIEAKVWQGNIPMEQLARWEHRLRVVNLRNEPDGTVTLRYLADTPQLPDSVPAQPRLEDLYLWLFPEEMEEAK; encoded by the coding sequence ATGGAACTGAAAATTCAGAATATTACAAAGCGATACCGGGATAAAACGGCGGTGGATGATGTGTCCATCACTCTCACGCCGGGTGTGTGGGGACTGCTGGGGGCGAATGGTGCAGGCAAAACAACCTTAATGCGGATGCTGGCGGGCATTCTGCGGCCCAGCAGTGGCCGGATTTTGTGCGATGGGGTGGAGATTGGAACGCTTGGTGCGGCCTACCGGGAAAAGCTGGGGTATCTGCCGCAGGAATTCGGGTTTTACCCGGAATTCACGGTGCAGGACTATCTGGAATATATGGCGGCGCTCAAGGGTCTGCCGCGCACAGAGGCTGCCCGGCAAATCGACGCACTGCTGGAGCGGGTAAGCCTGACCGAGGTGCGCCGCAAAAAGATCATAAAGCTCTCCGGCGGTATGAAGCGCCGGGTAGGCATCGCACAGGCGTTGCTCAACGACCCGGAAATTCTGATTTTAGATGAACCTACGGCAGGGCTGGACCCCGGAGAACGGGTGCGTTTCCGCAATCTGCTGTCGGAGTTTGCACAGGAACGGATCGTTCTTATTTCAACGCATATCGTTTCGGATGTGGAATACATTGCAGCTGAAAATGCCGTGATGAAGGCTGGCAAAATCATTGCACAGGACACCACCGAAGGGCTGGTAAAGCAGATCGAAGCCAAAGTCTGGCAGGGGAATATCCCGATGGAACAGCTTGCCCGGTGGGAGCACCGGCTGCGGGTAGTGAACCTGCGCAACGAGCCGGACGGAACGGTAACATTGCGCTACCTTGCCGATACGCCGCAGCTGCCGGACAGCGTCCCGGCACAGCCCCGGCTGGAAGATCTGTATCTATGGCTGTTCCCGGAGGAAATGGAGGAAGCAAAATGA
- a CDS encoding RNA polymerase sigma factor, whose translation MVWDVLIDRKGVNRIQTELLLRKAQSGDTGALDTLIAAYYPQILNYCRWHTADEQQAQDAAQETFLKAVRWLDSCGGFQGSFRPFLYKIAKNSCIDLNRTMERTEVSLESLPGEPAYQESGFAAAEEKANLRALTAQLEPEQRELVLLRFAQQLKLREIAQITGLPLRTVQSRLRAALKTLKMQWEKEDWR comes from the coding sequence ATGGTATGGGACGTTTTAATAGACAGGAAGGGGGTGAACCGTATCCAGACAGAATTATTGCTGCGGAAAGCGCAGAGCGGAGATACGGGTGCACTGGACACTCTGATTGCAGCGTACTACCCACAAATTCTGAACTATTGCCGTTGGCATACAGCAGACGAACAGCAGGCGCAGGATGCAGCACAGGAAACCTTTTTGAAAGCGGTGCGCTGGTTGGATTCCTGTGGTGGATTTCAGGGGTCATTCCGTCCCTTTTTGTACAAAATCGCAAAAAACAGTTGCATCGATCTGAACCGCACTATGGAGCGGACGGAGGTATCGCTGGAGAGCTTGCCGGGCGAACCCGCCTATCAGGAAAGCGGCTTTGCTGCGGCAGAGGAGAAAGCAAACCTGCGAGCGCTGACGGCTCAGCTGGAGCCGGAACAGCGGGAACTGGTATTGCTGCGGTTCGCACAACAGCTTAAATTGCGGGAGATCGCGCAGATCACAGGTCTGCCCCTGCGCACAGTGCAGTCCCGCCTGCGTGCCGCATTGAAAACCTTGAAAATGCAATGGGAAAAGGAGGACTGGAGATGA